A region of Micromonospora chokoriensis DNA encodes the following proteins:
- a CDS encoding multicopper oxidase domain-containing protein: MAMFRRLRSTFFERTTRDTGDTASGRTVSVPAARTAEETAPAPSLDPAVVPRCFGPVPNFAHSPRPKRDPDGRVVPGTGLRKFVDPLPAPGRHCRTDLGSHLPVAAPDTISYPGCDYYEIGLQEYAQRLHRDLPATRLRGYRQLNLGTDATGHNTVAPPDRPWHLGPMILARRGRPVRVKFINQLPTGRAGELFLPVDDTIAGAGLGPLDGPAPYPQNRAVLHLAGARTGWTSAGNPGQWITPAGEITPYPTGVGVTHVPDMPAPGAGATTLYYPNDQSGRLLWWHDNTAGLARLTVYGGQLALYLLTDPAEDELVADGVLPADQLPLVIEDKTFVPDDTQLAAEDPTWDRERWGARGSLWHPHVYQPRQNPYRSGGRNPTGRWDYGPWSHNPTPDSVHTDGWAPNPHHDPVDAPDEPPLSPDLPHPSAVPEAYGDTPLVNGVAYPYLEVLPRAYRFRILNACLDRNLNLQLYRARSDGEMWTADGALADADAGEVPMVPAVRAADRPPGWPTDGRDGGVPDPRAAGPEFVQIGNEAGLLPAPVVLPNRPIGYRYDRLDPTVLNVDGHTLLLAPGERADVLVDFSAVPPGSTLILYNDAPAPLPGYDPRYDQHTDAPDRTAEGGPPPTEPGYGPNTRTLLQFRVSGEPAQPYDLQRLRERLPVAYAASQRPPIVPQPAYDAAFGTRTGSETTVPVHASTVTFTPTGSAGPVTLPITAKAAQQVFEPDHGRLAGRLGVGHPHAGPLNPTTLPLGPTDPVTEVLFATDPAVPVGAPGDGTQFWRISGNVRQTEPLHFGGCDVQVVNRVGWDGTVRPPHGNELGWKDTVRVNPREDVVVALRPVAPALPFKLGDSVRLLDHCRPAGARTGSTPVSPTDGRPATVVNQLVNLGWEYRWHSRLAGHRDGGMTRPLVLRVAPKAPTGLTATPVSGSATALPAIALAWTGNGGRPPATSHLLQRATDATFGGEVTTITVAATATRYTDATVTPGVTYHYRIRAENTVGYSSWSNGVPASVHLAAPSGLVAALPPAAPLRVALRWSNRSFATGIDVQRATNPTFTSGPGTTAIGVADNHLDVTVAPDTTYYYRVRTTYLGAASAWSTVATVTSPPAPGTPTGVSATANAPGPDTATVILAWAASTPTGQGSGFIVQRALDPAFDREVATFTVTGRGFTNTGLARGVTYHYRIRSFNVVGSSPYTGPVVVTTPP, translated from the coding sequence ATGGCGATGTTCCGCAGACTCCGCTCCACCTTCTTCGAGCGGACGACCCGCGACACGGGCGACACCGCCAGCGGCCGGACGGTGTCCGTGCCCGCCGCGCGTACCGCCGAGGAGACCGCTCCGGCCCCGAGCCTGGACCCGGCCGTGGTGCCACGATGCTTCGGCCCGGTGCCCAACTTCGCCCACAGCCCCCGGCCGAAGCGTGATCCCGACGGACGGGTGGTGCCCGGCACCGGGCTGCGCAAGTTCGTCGACCCGCTGCCCGCTCCGGGCCGGCACTGCCGCACCGACCTCGGCAGCCACCTGCCGGTGGCGGCGCCGGACACGATCAGCTATCCGGGCTGCGACTACTACGAGATCGGCCTGCAGGAGTACGCGCAGCGGCTGCACCGGGACCTGCCGGCCACCCGGCTGCGCGGCTACCGGCAGCTGAACCTGGGCACCGACGCGACGGGCCACAACACGGTGGCACCCCCCGACCGGCCGTGGCACCTCGGCCCGATGATCCTCGCCCGCCGGGGCCGACCCGTCCGGGTCAAGTTCATCAACCAGCTCCCCACCGGCCGGGCCGGCGAGCTGTTCCTGCCGGTGGACGACACCATCGCCGGCGCCGGTCTCGGCCCGCTGGACGGACCGGCGCCGTACCCGCAGAACCGGGCCGTGCTGCACCTGGCCGGGGCGCGGACCGGCTGGACCAGCGCCGGCAACCCCGGGCAGTGGATCACCCCGGCCGGGGAGATCACCCCGTACCCCACCGGGGTCGGCGTGACCCACGTGCCGGACATGCCGGCACCGGGAGCGGGTGCCACGACGCTCTACTACCCGAACGACCAGAGCGGCCGGCTGCTGTGGTGGCACGACAACACCGCCGGCCTGGCCCGGCTCACCGTCTACGGTGGGCAGCTCGCCCTCTACCTGCTCACCGACCCGGCCGAGGATGAGCTCGTCGCCGACGGGGTGCTCCCGGCCGACCAGCTCCCCCTGGTGATCGAGGACAAGACGTTCGTGCCGGACGACACCCAACTCGCCGCCGAGGACCCGACCTGGGACCGGGAACGCTGGGGCGCCCGGGGCAGCCTCTGGCACCCACACGTGTACCAGCCCCGGCAGAACCCGTACCGGTCCGGCGGACGCAACCCGACCGGCCGGTGGGACTACGGCCCCTGGTCGCACAACCCCACACCGGACAGCGTCCACACCGACGGCTGGGCCCCGAACCCCCACCACGACCCGGTCGACGCGCCGGACGAGCCACCACTGAGCCCCGACCTGCCGCACCCCTCCGCGGTCCCCGAGGCGTACGGCGACACCCCGCTCGTCAACGGCGTCGCCTACCCGTACCTGGAGGTGCTACCGCGCGCGTACCGGTTCCGGATCCTCAACGCCTGCCTGGACCGCAACCTGAACCTCCAGCTCTACCGCGCCCGCTCCGACGGGGAGATGTGGACGGCCGACGGCGCGCTGGCCGACGCGGACGCCGGTGAGGTGCCGATGGTGCCCGCCGTACGGGCGGCGGACCGTCCGCCGGGCTGGCCGACCGACGGACGCGACGGCGGGGTGCCCGACCCCCGCGCGGCCGGGCCCGAGTTCGTCCAGATCGGGAACGAGGCCGGGCTGCTGCCCGCGCCGGTGGTGCTGCCGAACCGACCGATCGGCTACCGGTACGACCGGCTCGACCCGACAGTGCTCAACGTCGACGGGCACACCCTGCTGCTCGCCCCGGGCGAGCGGGCCGACGTGCTCGTCGACTTCTCCGCCGTACCGCCGGGCAGCACCCTGATCCTCTACAACGACGCGCCGGCGCCGCTGCCCGGCTACGACCCCCGCTACGACCAGCACACCGACGCGCCGGACCGCACCGCCGAGGGTGGCCCGCCCCCCACCGAGCCGGGGTACGGCCCGAACACCCGGACCCTGCTCCAGTTCCGGGTGAGTGGGGAGCCGGCGCAGCCGTACGACCTGCAGCGGCTGCGCGAGCGGCTACCAGTGGCGTACGCGGCCAGCCAGCGCCCGCCGATCGTGCCGCAGCCGGCCTACGACGCGGCGTTCGGCACGCGTACCGGGTCGGAGACGACGGTGCCGGTGCACGCCAGCACCGTGACGTTCACCCCGACGGGCAGCGCCGGCCCGGTCACCCTGCCGATCACGGCCAAGGCCGCGCAGCAGGTGTTCGAGCCGGACCATGGCCGGCTGGCCGGTCGGCTCGGCGTCGGGCACCCGCACGCCGGGCCGCTCAACCCGACGACGCTGCCGCTGGGCCCCACCGACCCGGTCACCGAGGTGCTCTTCGCCACCGACCCCGCCGTGCCGGTGGGCGCGCCGGGCGACGGCACCCAATTCTGGCGGATCAGTGGCAACGTCCGGCAGACCGAGCCGCTGCACTTCGGTGGCTGCGACGTGCAGGTGGTCAACCGGGTCGGCTGGGACGGCACGGTGCGGCCACCGCACGGCAACGAGCTGGGCTGGAAGGACACCGTCCGGGTCAACCCCCGGGAGGACGTCGTGGTGGCGTTGCGTCCGGTCGCCCCGGCGCTGCCGTTCAAGCTGGGTGACAGCGTCCGCCTGCTCGACCACTGTCGCCCGGCCGGTGCCCGTACCGGGTCGACGCCGGTCAGCCCCACGGACGGGCGACCCGCCACCGTGGTCAACCAACTGGTCAACCTGGGCTGGGAGTACCGCTGGCACAGCCGGCTCGCCGGCCACCGCGACGGGGGAATGACCCGGCCACTGGTGCTGCGGGTGGCGCCGAAGGCACCGACCGGGCTGACCGCCACGCCGGTGTCCGGCTCGGCCACCGCGCTACCCGCGATCGCCCTGGCCTGGACCGGCAACGGCGGGCGTCCACCAGCGACCAGCCACCTGCTGCAACGGGCCACCGACGCGACGTTCGGCGGCGAGGTCACCACGATCACCGTCGCGGCCACCGCCACCCGGTACACCGACGCGACGGTCACCCCCGGCGTCACGTACCACTACCGGATCCGGGCGGAGAACACCGTCGGCTACTCGTCCTGGTCGAACGGGGTACCCGCCTCGGTGCACCTGGCCGCCCCGAGCGGCCTGGTCGCGGCGCTCCCGCCGGCCGCACCGCTGCGGGTGGCGCTGCGCTGGTCGAACCGCTCGTTCGCCACCGGCATCGACGTGCAGCGGGCGACCAACCCCACGTTCACCAGCGGCCCGGGCACCACGGCCATCGGGGTCGCCGACAACCACCTGGACGTCACCGTCGCGCCGGACACCACGTACTACTACCGGGTGCGGACCACCTACCTGGGCGCCGCCTCGGCCTGGTCGACGGTCGCCACGGTGACCTCGCCACCAGCGCCGGGCACCCCCACCGGGGTGAGCGCCACCGCCAACGCGCCCGGCCCGGACACCGCGACGGTGATCCTGGCCTGGGCGGCGAGCACACCCACCGGGCAGGGGTCCGGGTTCATCGTGCAGCGGGCCCTCGACCCGGCGTTCGACCGGGAGGTCGCCACCTTCACGGTGACCGGTAGGGGTTTCACCAACACCGGCCTGGCCCGGGGCGTGACCTACCACTACCGGATCCGGTCGTTCAACGTCGTGGGCAGCTCGCCGTACACCGGCCCGGTGGTGGTCACGACCCCACCGTGA
- the pspM gene encoding phage shock envelope stress response protein PspM, with protein MADERTRYFRRLGRLRRSARRWSVLAGGLSGAAAVLTPYAGLGLPDAAWAGAAGSAVALAAWRWIDVRALAAQPAPPALDPAEAAARSRARLVAAVERLPVGPGVLAEVRRVRSRIALRGTSAGEQWARLDRAALTLAGMAPRLTGLAEPAVQEAAAADDSLRDLASRVASVERALRLAPADARAPLAEAHAVLTAQLESGVAAYERLVVAAAGYLAEDARPDTAHPAADRLTEATDLLHGVAGALAELRAVGTPLRAPTH; from the coding sequence GTGGCAGACGAGCGGACGCGTTACTTCCGGAGGCTGGGTCGGCTGCGCCGGTCCGCCCGACGATGGAGTGTGCTGGCCGGCGGGCTCAGTGGTGCCGCGGCGGTGCTGACCCCGTACGCCGGCCTCGGTCTGCCCGACGCGGCCTGGGCCGGCGCCGCGGGCAGCGCGGTGGCGCTCGCCGCCTGGCGGTGGATCGACGTGCGTGCCCTGGCCGCCCAGCCGGCACCCCCCGCGCTCGACCCGGCCGAGGCCGCGGCCCGGTCGCGGGCCCGGTTGGTCGCCGCCGTCGAGCGGCTGCCCGTCGGCCCGGGTGTGCTGGCCGAGGTTCGCCGGGTCCGCTCCCGGATCGCCCTACGCGGCACCAGCGCGGGCGAGCAGTGGGCCCGCCTGGACCGGGCAGCCCTCACCCTGGCCGGGATGGCTCCCCGGCTCACCGGGCTGGCCGAGCCCGCGGTGCAGGAGGCCGCCGCCGCCGACGATTCTTTGCGCGACCTGGCGTCCCGGGTGGCCAGTGTCGAACGAGCGCTGCGGCTGGCCCCGGCCGACGCGCGGGCACCGCTGGCCGAGGCGCACGCCGTGCTGACCGCCCAACTGGAGAGCGGGGTCGCCGCCTACGAACGGTTGGTGGTCGCCGCCGCCGGTTACCTGGCCGAGGATGCCCGCCCGGACACCGCCCACCCGGCCGCCGACCGGCTCACCGAGGCGACCGACCTGCTGCACGGTGTTGCCGGCGCGCTCGCCGAGCTGCGTGCCGTCGGCACACCACTGCGCGCGCCCACCCACTGA
- a CDS encoding PspA/IM30 family protein has protein sequence MANPFVKGWNYLMALFGAKIDEHADPKVQIQQAIEDAQRQHQALVQQAAAVIGNQRQLEMKLSRQMSEVERLQGNARQALVLSDQARAKGDEAEATRFEQSAQTLATQLVSAEQATEDLKTLHDQALGAAAQARRAVENNSMILQQKLAERTKLLSQLEQAKMQESVARSLESMSSLTAPTNTPSLDEVRDRIERRYANAMGRAELAGNSVEGRMLEIQKATIDSAGSARLEQIRSSMAGEQLGGASQRPAVPQAEKAGPANDPAAAARLDELRASMARERGTGDPTAAG, from the coding sequence ATGGCGAACCCGTTCGTCAAGGGTTGGAACTATCTGATGGCGCTCTTCGGTGCCAAGATCGACGAGCACGCCGACCCCAAGGTGCAGATCCAGCAGGCCATCGAGGATGCCCAGCGGCAGCACCAGGCGCTGGTCCAGCAGGCCGCCGCGGTGATCGGCAACCAGCGTCAGCTGGAGATGAAGCTCTCCCGGCAGATGTCCGAGGTCGAGCGGCTCCAGGGCAACGCCCGACAGGCCCTCGTGCTGTCCGACCAGGCCCGGGCCAAGGGTGACGAGGCCGAGGCGACCCGGTTCGAGCAGTCGGCACAGACCCTGGCCACTCAGCTGGTCTCCGCCGAGCAGGCCACCGAGGACCTGAAGACCCTGCACGACCAGGCGTTGGGTGCCGCAGCCCAGGCCCGCCGGGCGGTCGAGAACAACTCGATGATCCTCCAGCAGAAGCTCGCCGAGCGCACCAAGCTGCTCAGCCAGCTGGAGCAGGCCAAGATGCAGGAGTCGGTGGCCCGTTCGCTGGAGTCGATGTCGTCGCTGACCGCGCCCACCAACACCCCGTCGCTGGACGAGGTGCGCGACCGCATCGAGCGGCGCTACGCCAACGCGATGGGTCGCGCCGAGCTGGCCGGCAACTCCGTCGAAGGACGGATGCTGGAGATTCAGAAGGCCACCATCGACTCGGCGGGTTCCGCGAGACTGGAGCAGATCCGGTCCAGCATGGCGGGGGAGCAGCTCGGCGGCGCGTCGCAGCGACCGGCAGTGCCGCAGGCCGAGAAGGCCGGCCCGGCCAACGATCCGGCGGCCGCCGCCCGGCTGGACGAGCTGCGCGCCAGCATGGCTCGCGAGCGGGGCACCGGCGATCCGACCGCCGCCGGCTGA
- a CDS encoding helix-turn-helix domain-containing protein: MILLRRVIGDALRARRQGQQRTLREVSTAANVSLGYLSEIERGHKEPSSELLAAICDALGARLSELLREVSDTVALAEQMPGVLVSMQEEPADGAAAAKSTSRGVRQVTSDGKVAVSVRQDSPLKATLRSARVRPTERDRDVVCAA, translated from the coding sequence ATGATCCTGCTACGCCGGGTGATCGGTGACGCACTGCGAGCGCGCCGTCAGGGGCAGCAGCGCACGCTGCGTGAGGTCTCCACCGCCGCCAACGTCAGCCTCGGCTACCTCTCCGAGATCGAGCGGGGGCACAAGGAGCCGTCCAGCGAGCTGCTCGCCGCGATCTGCGACGCCCTCGGCGCCCGCCTGTCCGAGCTGCTGCGCGAGGTGAGCGACACAGTGGCGCTCGCCGAGCAGATGCCGGGTGTGCTGGTCTCGATGCAGGAGGAGCCGGCCGACGGCGCCGCGGCCGCCAAGAGCACCAGCCGGGGCGTCCGCCAGGTCACCTCCGACGGCAAGGTCGCCGTGTCGGTCCGCCAGGATTCGCCGCTCAAGGCCACGCTGCGCAGCGCGCGCGTGCGCCCGACCGAGCGCGACCGCGACGTGGTCTGCGCGGCCTGA
- a CDS encoding CinA family protein, whose product MATDGSTRRDAGFGHHEVGVSDDAVAGSAAAAVVHRLAQRHETLATVESLTGGLLAASIVDVAGVSAIYRGGLVVYATDLKDSLAGVPADLLSERGPVDPDVAAALAEGGRERCGADWGVATTGVAGPEPQDGKPVGLVYVAVAGANGAEVRHLDLDGGREHVRVTAVIEALRLLAERIYDVDAQEALPGAPTADPDTPEVVPPPETSRTPTGTPPGRAGTTGAGHR is encoded by the coding sequence GTGGCAACGGACGGGTCGACGCGGCGGGACGCTGGTTTCGGACACCATGAGGTCGGTGTCTCGGACGACGCGGTGGCGGGCAGCGCGGCGGCAGCGGTGGTGCACCGGCTGGCGCAGCGGCACGAGACCCTGGCCACCGTCGAATCGCTCACCGGCGGTCTGCTGGCCGCCTCGATCGTGGACGTCGCCGGGGTGAGCGCGATCTACCGGGGTGGGCTCGTGGTCTACGCCACCGACCTGAAGGACAGCCTGGCTGGCGTACCCGCCGACCTGCTGTCCGAGCGGGGACCGGTGGACCCGGACGTGGCGGCGGCGTTGGCCGAGGGTGGGCGCGAGCGCTGCGGCGCGGACTGGGGGGTCGCCACCACCGGCGTCGCCGGCCCGGAACCGCAGGACGGCAAACCGGTCGGTCTGGTCTACGTGGCGGTCGCCGGGGCCAACGGCGCGGAGGTCCGTCACCTCGACCTCGACGGCGGCCGGGAACACGTCCGCGTGACAGCGGTGATCGAGGCGCTGCGGCTGCTCGCCGAGCGGATCTACGACGTCGACGCCCAGGAGGCACTCCCGGGCGCCCCGACCGCCGACCCCGACACCCCAGAAGTCGTACCCCCGCCGGAAACCTCGCGGACCCCGACCGGGACCCCTCCGGGCAGGGCGGGGACGACCGGCGCCGGCCACCGGTGA
- the pgsA gene encoding CDP-diacylglycerol--glycerol-3-phosphate 3-phosphatidyltransferase: protein MTGATESTPGPAVAAVVPVLNAANALTALRLVLVPVFAASVIVSGMTHVGWRMAACLIFAVASATDLVDGWIARRFGLVTSVGKVADPIADKALTGAALVLLSWYDQLPWWVTAVILVRELGITGLRFWVIRHGVIAASRGGKLKTALQILAIAWYLWPMPAALAAVGPWIMGAAVLVTVATGFDYIAQALRLRRPR, encoded by the coding sequence GTGACCGGGGCGACGGAGTCGACGCCCGGCCCGGCGGTGGCGGCCGTGGTGCCCGTCCTCAACGCGGCCAACGCGCTGACCGCCCTGCGGCTGGTCCTCGTACCGGTCTTCGCCGCGTCGGTGATCGTTTCCGGGATGACCCACGTGGGCTGGCGGATGGCGGCCTGCCTGATCTTCGCGGTGGCCTCGGCGACGGACCTGGTGGACGGCTGGATCGCCCGCCGCTTCGGGCTGGTCACCTCGGTCGGCAAGGTGGCCGACCCGATCGCCGACAAGGCGCTCACCGGAGCGGCCCTGGTGCTGCTCTCCTGGTACGACCAACTGCCCTGGTGGGTGACCGCGGTGATCCTGGTTCGCGAGCTGGGCATCACCGGGCTGCGGTTCTGGGTGATCCGGCACGGCGTGATTGCCGCCAGCCGGGGCGGCAAGCTCAAGACGGCGCTCCAGATCCTCGCCATCGCGTGGTACCTCTGGCCGATGCCGGCCGCCCTCGCCGCCGTCGGCCCGTGGATCATGGGCGCCGCCGTCCTGGTCACTGTCGCCACCGGCTTCGACTACATCGCCCAGGCGCTCCGCCTCCGTCGCCCTCGCTGA
- the rimO gene encoding 30S ribosomal protein S12 methylthiotransferase RimO: MVSATAPSPSDDAEGRRVALLTLGCARNEVDSEELAARLHADGWQVSTDGEGADVVVVNTCGFVEKAKQDSIQTLLAAAGTGAKVVAAGCMAERYGRELADSLPEAQAVLSFDDYPDIAARLNAVVAGEQVTAHTPRDRRELLPLTPVKRRDSAVSLPGHGTVTRTAVDTDEHTPAHLRQVLRRRLDTGPVASLKLASGCDRRCAFCAIPAFRGAFVSRTPDELLAEAEWLAKTGVRELVLVSENSTSYGKDLGDPRALEKLLPQLAAVSGIVRVRASYLQPAETRPGLVEAIANTPGVAAYFDLSFQHSSEPVLRRMRRFGSTDRFLELLATARALAPDAGARSNFIVGFPGETRADVDELVRFLTEARLDAIGVFDYSDEDGTEAAGLPGKVSAATIKRRYDRLSALADELCSQRAEDRLGSTVEVLVDSITDGVVEGRAAHQAPEVDGSTTLVAPADGGVDLAALRPGDLVRATVTGTEGVDLLAVPDEMISAAPGAAR; the protein is encoded by the coding sequence ATGGTGTCTGCCACCGCTCCTTCTCCTTCCGACGACGCCGAGGGCCGCCGCGTCGCCCTGCTGACCCTCGGCTGTGCCCGCAACGAGGTCGACTCGGAGGAGCTGGCCGCCCGGCTGCACGCCGACGGCTGGCAGGTGAGCACCGACGGCGAGGGCGCCGACGTGGTGGTCGTCAACACCTGCGGTTTCGTGGAGAAGGCCAAGCAGGATTCCATCCAGACCCTGCTCGCCGCCGCCGGCACCGGCGCCAAGGTCGTCGCGGCCGGCTGCATGGCCGAGCGGTACGGCCGGGAGCTCGCCGACAGCCTGCCCGAGGCCCAGGCGGTGTTGAGCTTCGACGACTACCCGGACATCGCCGCCCGGCTGAACGCTGTCGTCGCCGGTGAGCAGGTCACCGCACACACCCCCCGGGACCGGCGTGAGCTGCTGCCGTTGACCCCGGTGAAGCGGCGCGACAGCGCGGTGTCCCTGCCCGGACACGGCACCGTCACCCGCACGGCCGTCGACACCGACGAGCACACCCCGGCGCACCTGCGGCAGGTGCTGCGCCGCCGGCTGGACACCGGCCCGGTGGCCTCGCTGAAGCTCGCCAGCGGCTGTGACCGGCGGTGCGCCTTCTGTGCCATCCCCGCCTTCCGTGGGGCGTTCGTGTCGCGTACGCCGGACGAGCTGCTCGCCGAGGCGGAGTGGCTGGCCAAGACCGGCGTACGCGAGCTGGTGCTGGTCAGCGAGAACTCCACCTCGTACGGCAAGGACCTGGGCGACCCGCGGGCGCTGGAGAAGCTGCTGCCGCAGCTCGCCGCGGTGAGCGGCATCGTCCGGGTGCGGGCGAGCTACCTCCAGCCGGCCGAGACCCGCCCCGGGCTGGTCGAGGCGATCGCCAACACCCCGGGTGTGGCCGCGTACTTCGACCTGTCGTTCCAGCACTCCAGCGAGCCGGTGCTGCGCCGGATGCGGCGTTTCGGCTCCACCGACCGGTTTCTGGAGCTTTTGGCGACCGCGCGTGCGCTGGCCCCGGACGCGGGTGCCCGGAGCAACTTCATCGTCGGCTTCCCCGGTGAGACCCGCGCCGACGTCGACGAGCTGGTGCGGTTCCTGACCGAGGCCCGGCTCGACGCGATCGGCGTGTTCGACTACAGCGACGAGGACGGCACCGAGGCCGCCGGGCTGCCCGGCAAGGTCTCCGCCGCGACGATCAAGCGGCGGTACGACCGGCTCAGCGCGCTCGCCGACGAGCTGTGCTCGCAGCGGGCCGAGGACCGGCTCGGCTCGACCGTCGAGGTGCTCGTCGACTCGATCACGGACGGCGTGGTGGAGGGGCGGGCGGCGCACCAGGCGCCGGAGGTCGACGGTTCGACCACCCTGGTCGCGCCGGCTGACGGCGGGGTCGACCTGGCCGCGCTTCGTCCCGGTGATCTGGTGCGCGCGACGGTGACCGGCACCGAAGGGGTGGACCTGCTCGCCGTGCCGGATGAGATGATCTCGGCGGCGCCCGGCGCGGCACGGTGA
- a CDS encoding ornithine cyclodeaminase family protein: MTLLYADPEVAAALDAATTVDAMRAALLAAYEGRLIAPPRTAAPLDGGRMVLTAGHLVGEWYGFRSYDTFGYPQGEQLVVLHDGRTGAVRAVAVGEELGSRRTGGLGGVAIDALARPDAASLGVIGSGRQAWTQVWAAAAVRPLREVVVHSRSAARRDAFAARVRAELGVPARAVTSPGSAVAGRDVVVLATTSPTPVLRAADLSPGTHVNAVGFKQLDRSEFGTDLLDVADLLVTDSPTQAADYQPPMLAATPPYAGRLGDLGGILAGVAPGRTTADQVSVFCSTGLAGTEVFLLDALTRVAAAAR, translated from the coding sequence ATGACCCTGCTCTACGCCGACCCCGAGGTCGCCGCCGCCCTGGACGCCGCCACCACGGTCGACGCCATGCGCGCCGCCCTCCTGGCCGCGTACGAGGGACGTCTGATCGCCCCGCCCCGGACCGCCGCCCCGCTGGACGGTGGGCGGATGGTGCTCACCGCCGGGCACCTGGTCGGCGAGTGGTACGGCTTCCGCTCGTACGACACCTTCGGCTACCCGCAGGGGGAGCAGTTGGTGGTGCTGCACGACGGCCGAACCGGGGCGGTGCGGGCGGTGGCGGTGGGCGAAGAGCTGGGTTCCCGCCGTACCGGAGGGCTGGGGGGTGTCGCGATCGACGCGCTGGCCCGCCCGGACGCGGCCAGCCTCGGGGTGATCGGCTCCGGCCGGCAGGCCTGGACGCAGGTGTGGGCCGCCGCCGCGGTCCGCCCGTTGCGGGAGGTCGTCGTGCACAGCCGCTCCGCCGCACGGCGGGACGCCTTCGCCGCCCGGGTCCGCGCCGAGCTGGGTGTGCCGGCCCGCGCGGTGACCAGCCCGGGATCGGCAGTGGCCGGGCGGGACGTGGTGGTGCTCGCGACCACCAGCCCGACCCCGGTGCTCCGCGCCGCCGACCTCAGCCCCGGCACCCACGTCAACGCGGTCGGCTTCAAGCAGCTCGACCGCAGCGAGTTCGGCACCGACCTGCTGGACGTCGCGGACCTGCTGGTCACCGACTCGCCGACCCAGGCGGCGGACTACCAGCCGCCGATGCTCGCGGCCACACCTCCGTACGCCGGGCGGTTGGGTGACCTGGGCGGCATCCTGGCCGGCGTGGCCCCGGGCCGGACCACCGCGGACCAGGTCTCGGTCTTCTGCTCCACCGGCCTGGCCGGGACCGAGGTCTTCCTGCTCGACGCGCTGACCCGGGTGGCCGCCGCAGCGCGTTGA
- a CDS encoding DMT family transporter encodes MAWLVLVLSGMLETAWAVALDRSAGLSRLVPSVIFVLTLVLSMAGLAYALREIPVGTGYAVWVGIGAVGTALIGMLALGESASLPRILCLLLVVAGVIGLKVFH; translated from the coding sequence ATGGCCTGGCTCGTACTCGTGCTCTCGGGAATGTTGGAGACGGCCTGGGCGGTCGCCCTGGACCGCAGCGCCGGCCTCAGCCGGTTGGTCCCGTCCGTGATCTTCGTTCTGACCCTGGTTCTGAGCATGGCCGGGCTGGCGTACGCGCTCCGGGAGATCCCGGTCGGCACCGGCTACGCGGTCTGGGTCGGCATCGGCGCGGTCGGCACCGCCCTGATCGGCATGCTGGCGCTCGGCGAGTCGGCGAGCCTGCCCCGGATCCTCTGCCTGCTGCTGGTGGTCGCGGGCGTGATCGGCCTGAAGGTCTTCCACTGA